From one Lycorma delicatula isolate Av1 chromosome 2, ASM4794821v1, whole genome shotgun sequence genomic stretch:
- the LOC142318925 gene encoding uncharacterized protein LOC142318925, which yields MFSTADTNIKTSNIKDFKDFSILLESLLDRYSDDKNSNSEKPINQNTHNVSIQEIVNTSKVDQMNSNMQKEINVKDLNVNDANLKVNSNVDEINFNTNVSLKINTNTQENITNLNNETHTQYNAANLNANIQENELNIQNDKIQENYEISPGQIYTNETFIDNVQEIINNNVEKSTNETILNVNIEERINDNIDEVSTNETNLNDNIEEYINEINVNGNINEVSTNETNLNVNIEERINEMNAYGNINEESANKMNLEETINEINVTTIRNDLNADDEIPIELDVNMTEINVTTIRNDLNADDEIPIEQDVDTTSSTTMEVEDIEVNDKMQNVNAKSNKLESLVNSIFDHSEDEKTKNNENYTYNLLTNDPLLSPFSDSYYHKTSTMADDESHLDSDIDLFIKSKSYTQNDIELCKTLTIENQIKKTTNYKNNLLVINLFAISICHDDFDDYFNNSQIYCILCKTSVKFSKINIQKHVNSHTHLFEYLNIPYNNYIKGSFARLSINFKRMIKERDIYIKNNNSILNVYNKLRDMKEDQSASGCCTEQTCVALFAFLFRV from the coding sequence ATGTTTTCGACTGCAGATACAAACATtaaaacatcaaatataaaagattttaaagattttagcATTTTACTCGAATCTTTATTGGATCGATACTCtgatgataaaaattcaaattctgaaaaacctatcaatcaaaatacACATAATGTAAGTATACAAGAAATCGTAAACACTTCAAAGGTTGACCAAATGAATAGCAATATGCAAAAAGAAATAAACGTTAAAGATTTGAATGTAAACGAtgcaaatttaaaagttaattctaacgtagatgaaattaattttaatacaaatgtcagtttaaaaataaatactaacacacaagaaaatataacaaatttaaacaatgaaaCACATACACAATATAATGCAGCTAATTTAAATGCCAATAtacaagaaaatgaattaaatatacaaaatgataaaatacaagaaaactaTGAAATATCACCTGGACAAATATACACAAATGAAACATTCATTGATAATGTAcaagaaattataaacaataacgtagaaaaaagtacaaatgaaaccattttaaatgttaatatagaaGAGcgtataaatgataatattgatgaagtaagtacaaatgaaactaatttaaatgataatatcgaagaatatataaatgaaataaatgtaaatggcaatattaatgaagtaagtacaaatgaaactaatttaaatgttaatatagaaGAGCGTATAAACGAAATGAATGCATATGGTAATATTAATGAAGAGAGtgcaaataaaatgaatttagaaGAGACTATAAACGAAATAAATGTTACAACCATACGGAATGATTTAAATGCGGATGATGAAATACCTATAGAACTAGATGTAAATATGactgaaataaatgttacaacTATACGGAATGATTTAAATGCGGATGATGAAATACCTATAGAACAAGATGTAGATACGACTAGTTCTACAACTATGGAAGTAGAAGATATAGAAGTGAATGATAAAATGCAAAATGTAAATGCAAAATCTAATAAGTTAGAATCGTTAGTTAATTCCATATTTGATCATTCCGAAGACGAAAagacaaaaaacaatgaaaattatacttataatctTTTAACTAACGATCCGTTACTTTCACCATTTTCCGACTCGTATTACCACAAAACATCTACAATGGCTGATGATGAATCGCACCTCGACAGtgatatagatttatttataaaatcaaaaagttaTACGCAAAATGACATTGAATTATGTAAAACGTTAACTAtcgaaaatcaaataaaaaaaacaaccaactacaaaaataatttactcgtGATTAATTTATTTGCGATATCGATATGTCATGATGATTTTGATGACTATTTTAATAATTCGCAAATTTATTGTATCTTATGTAAAACTAGCGttaaatttagcaaaattaatatacagaaacACGTAAATTCGCATAcccatttatttgaatatttaaacattccttataataattacattaaaggtTCTTTTGCTAGGTTGTCGATAAATTTTAAACGAATGATTAAAGAACGAGATATatacatcaaaaataataattcaattttaaacgtTTATAACAAATTACGAGATATGAAAGAAGATCAGTCTGCGTCTGGCTGCTGTACTGAACAGACGTGTGTCGCTCTATTCGCATTCCTGTTCAGAGTGTAG